One Halobaculum sp. CBA1158 DNA segment encodes these proteins:
- a CDS encoding type II toxin-antitoxin system ParD family antitoxin, with amino-acid sequence MPKISVEMPGELLADLDEHVGDDGKFVNRSDAIRASVRKTLDVLDEIDARHGRLETDGAATAVADAANSDADAEADTEADDEGER; translated from the coding sequence ATGCCCAAAATAAGCGTGGAGATGCCCGGAGAGCTGTTGGCGGACCTCGACGAGCACGTCGGCGACGACGGGAAGTTCGTGAACCGAAGCGACGCGATCCGCGCGTCGGTGCGCAAGACGCTGGACGTGCTCGACGAGATCGACGCCCGACACGGCCGCCTGGAGACCGATGGCGCAGCCACGGCTGTCGCGGACGCCGCGAATTCGGATGCCGATGCCGAGGCCGATACCGAGGCCGACGACGAGGGCGAACGATGA
- a CDS encoding queuosine precursor transporter — protein sequence MSAGEGGTDGVAVAEPPRLRVPLAAVVLTALFVAALVTAQVISAKLLAVSLPVLGAVTAPGGTLAYAVTFFASDCLSELYGKEYARKVVNVAFVMNFVLLALVFATIAVPAAEGSVDPAAFETVLGLSGNVVIGSLAAYVLSQNWDVIAFHRIRELTDGDALWLRNVGSTATSQLIDTVVFTLVAFAVAPAVFGVGVALPSSVLASLIVGQYVLKLLIALVDTPLVYAAVAVVRRDEADTAGVSV from the coding sequence ATGAGCGCCGGCGAGGGGGGAACGGACGGCGTCGCGGTCGCGGAGCCGCCCCGGCTGCGCGTGCCGCTCGCGGCGGTCGTGCTCACCGCGCTGTTCGTCGCGGCGCTGGTCACCGCGCAGGTCATCTCGGCGAAGCTGCTGGCGGTGTCGCTGCCCGTGCTCGGGGCCGTCACCGCGCCCGGCGGGACGCTGGCGTACGCGGTCACGTTCTTCGCCTCCGACTGCCTGTCGGAGCTGTACGGAAAGGAGTACGCCCGGAAGGTGGTCAACGTCGCGTTCGTGATGAACTTCGTCCTGCTGGCGCTGGTGTTCGCCACCATCGCCGTCCCCGCCGCCGAGGGGTCGGTCGACCCCGCCGCCTTCGAGACGGTGCTGGGCCTGTCGGGCAACGTCGTCATCGGCTCGCTCGCCGCCTACGTGCTCAGCCAGAACTGGGACGTGATCGCCTTCCACCGCATCCGGGAGCTCACTGACGGCGACGCGCTGTGGCTGCGCAACGTCGGCTCGACGGCGACGAGCCAGCTCATCGACACGGTCGTGTTCACCCTCGTCGCGTTCGCGGTCGCGCCCGCGGTGTTCGGCGTCGGGGTTGCGCTGCCGAGTTCGGTGCTCGCGTCGCTGATCGTCGGGCAGTACGTCCTCAAACTCCTCATCGCGCTGGTCGACACGCCGCTGGTGTACGCCGCCGTCGCGGTCGTGCGCCGCGACGAAGCCGACACCGCGGGCGTGAGCGTCTGA
- a CDS encoding 23S rRNA (uridine(2552)-2'-O)-methyltransferase, translating to MTDRDKYYNRAKQEGYRARSAYKLKQIDAEVGLFDRGDTVVDLGAAPGGWLQVAAEEVTEAGTVVGVDLQAIDDLEAPHVETVRGDMTDERTRYYLRKALGVDPDPDPADDTDPERPVDVVLSDMAPNMSGEYSLDHARSIHLARQAFDTALELLEPGGDFVVKVFDGPDLSDFRDDVAERFQYVRAYTPEASRKRSSERYLIARGRTDAPVSEGERLTVEVTDTGEEGDGVARVEGYTLFVPGAETGETVEVVVDDVKPRFGFAERVD from the coding sequence ATGACAGACCGGGATAAGTACTACAACCGAGCGAAACAGGAGGGCTACCGCGCCCGCTCGGCCTACAAGCTCAAGCAGATCGACGCGGAGGTCGGCCTGTTCGACCGCGGCGACACCGTCGTCGACCTGGGGGCCGCACCGGGCGGCTGGCTCCAGGTCGCCGCCGAGGAGGTGACCGAGGCCGGCACCGTCGTCGGCGTCGATCTCCAAGCCATCGACGACCTCGAAGCACCGCACGTCGAGACGGTCCGCGGCGACATGACCGACGAGCGCACGCGCTACTACCTCCGGAAGGCACTCGGGGTCGACCCGGACCCGGATCCCGCGGACGACACCGACCCCGAGCGCCCGGTCGACGTGGTGCTCTCGGACATGGCACCGAACATGAGCGGCGAGTACTCGCTGGATCACGCCCGCTCGATCCACCTCGCGCGCCAGGCGTTCGACACCGCGCTGGAACTCCTCGAGCCGGGCGGCGACTTCGTCGTGAAGGTGTTCGACGGCCCCGACCTGTCCGACTTCCGCGACGACGTGGCCGAGCGCTTCCAGTACGTCCGGGCGTACACGCCCGAGGCCAGCCGGAAGCGCTCCTCCGAGCGCTACCTCATCGCCCGCGGCCGCACCGACGCGCCCGTGAGCGAGGGCGAACGCCTGACGGTCGAGGTGACCGACACCGGCGAGGAGGGCGACGGCGTCGCCCGCGTCGAGGGGTACACGCTGTTCGTCCCCGGCGCGGAGACCGGCGAGACCGTCGAGGTCGTCGTCGACGACGTGAAGCCGCGGTTCGGCTTCGCCGAGCGCGTCGACTGA